TTAAAAATCAGGAACATCACTGCGGTTGTTTACTCTGGTGACAGCTTTACCATTCCCCACAGCCTGTGTGGAAATGAAATATTAAGCTAAGCTAAGTTCGAAAATAGCAATTAACTCGATTACTGCGGGCATCGGTGTGGCACCTTGTAAATCTCTATTTATACTAAGCAAAGTTCATTTAATGCTAATTAGCCATTTCATCCGGTTTACCATTTACGCAATGGGATGAAATCCATCCCATTGCAATTTGTGGAGATTTATATCTCAACCGCGATGATATTAGTCACACGCCCTGTAATAGGGTCAGTACCACTCTCTTTACTGAACATCAGATGATGCAATTCCAGCATTAATTCATTTTGTCGCACCTGTAACTGGTCTAACAGCCCCATCAGCATTTGCTGTCGTGATGTCAGTTGCTGTTGCTGAAGGTGGATCCTTGCCAGTTTTTGCTTCTGAACCCGTAGTTCATACGGCGTCAGTTGACCCGACCATACCAGCATTTTCTCCATCAGCATGCCAATCGCATTGCTGCGTGCAATACACTGTTGTTGTGCCTGTAGCGTCTGCAGATATTGCATTTTCAGTTCCGCGAGGCGAAAGCAGAATCGCCCCTCACTTCGCGCTTCCAGTTGCAATATATTGTACGGTTTTACTTCTTCCCCTGGCGCTACACTACTTCCTGTTGCTGCCCTACGTCGCATGATTTGTCTCCTGTATTGCGGTTAGCAGACTGTTAATTTCTGAAAAATAGTGGTTAAATTAACAGCGACAAAAAAGACTATGGCAAAGAAATAATAAATCCGGTTTTATCAGGACGGTTTATATTGCATTCAGTCTGAATAAGTCACTATCAGTAAAAACACTGATATATCGATTATCATAAACATTCATAAATTAATTATTGTGATTTAGTTAATAAGCATATTATTCATTGTAAGTAATGCGGGCACGGGTGATTTTTCACAAGGAGACACAATATGTCCGAACACAAAATATTGCTGGTAGATGATCATCAACTTATTGCTAACGGTATTGTTAGCATGCTAGACCCTTACCCCTGTTTCAGGATAGTAGGGTATATCAACGACGGGCTGGCAGTATATAAGGCCTGTCGTACTTATCAGCCGGATATTATTCTGCTTGATACCAGCCTGCCGGGTATCAATGGGCTTGATATGTTGCCACAGTTACATAAGCGCTGGCCGCAAATGCAGATTTTGGTCTATTCCGCCAGTAATGAAGAGCATCTGGTAGTACGCGCGCTCTGCGCTGGTGCGTCAGGTTATGTACTGAAAAGCAGTTGCCAGAAAATTTTACTGGCAGGGTTACAGTGTGTGGCGATAAAAAAAACCTATATCGACCCGGCGCTTAATGCCGTCGCGATCCACAAGGCAATATGTGATAATCTGAGGCCGCATCAGCTACTGACGCCGCGCGAAAGCCAGATTCTGCAACTGATTTCTGAAGGGCATACTAACCGGCTGATTGCCGAACAACTCTGTATCAGCGTCAAAACTGTGGAGACTCATCGGTTGAATATTATGGGCAAACTGAATGTGCATAAAGTTACCCATTTGCTTAGCTGTTCACGACGTCTTGGTTTAACCCTGTAATCAGCGCCTGCCCTGACCGGCAGGCACTTTTAACGCTTAAGGTTGCGCGCCAGTGACACGCCAGACGGTATCACCGGCATCATCCGCAATTAACAGCCCGCCCTGCTGATCCATCGCAAGGCCAACGGGGAGCCCTCTGACTTGTTTCTGGTCGGCAGTAAGAAAACCGCTAACCACCGTTTTGGGCTGACCAACCGGTTTGCCATCTTTAAACGCGACCCAGGCCACACGATAGCCATTTAGCGGTTTCCGGTTCCAGCTGCCGTGCTCACTGATAAATGCGCCGCCACGATATTCAGCCGGCAGATTGTCGCCGGTATAGAACCACAGGCCAAGCGGTGCGACATGCGAACTGAGGGCATAATCGGGTTTGAGCGCTTTTGCCACCAAATCAGGCCGCGGCGGCTGTACGCGCTGATCGATATGCTGACCAAAGTAGCTGTACGGCCAGCCATAAAAGCCGCCTTCCTGCACCGAGGTAAGATAATCCGGCACCAGATCCGCGCCAATTTCATCACGTTCGTTCACCACGGCCCATAATTTCCCGCTTTGCGGTTCCCATTGCAGTCCGGTGGGGTTACGCAAGCCACTGGCATAAATCCGGCTGGCACCACTTTTTGTGTCCACTTCCAGAATGGCCGCCCGGCGATATTCAGCGCCGATGCCGTTCTCAGTGATATTACTGTTAGAACCGACCCCGACATACAGCTTGCTGCCATCA
This is a stretch of genomic DNA from Winslowiella toletana. It encodes these proteins:
- a CDS encoding two component system response regulator; this translates as MSEHKILLVDDHQLIANGIVSMLDPYPCFRIVGYINDGLAVYKACRTYQPDIILLDTSLPGINGLDMLPQLHKRWPQMQILVYSASNEEHLVVRALCAGASGYVLKSSCQKILLAGLQCVAIKKTYIDPALNAVAIHKAICDNLRPHQLLTPRESQILQLISEGHTNRLIAEQLCISVKTVETHRLNIMGKLNVHKVTHLLSCSRRLGLTL
- a CDS encoding PQQ-dependent sugar dehydrogenase; this encodes MNRITGVILTLPLLLTACDNGAKVAPEQQTGANPVLPEAQNFLLPPMQVPEGTPWQQGEMPKVADGLKIDKVADGFLHPRQLYVLPNNDILVVEANGPAKPTTRPKQLIMGMVQKASGKGGKGGDRITLLRNSSGDGKNWEKHIFLQHLHSPFGVQLIGDTLYVANADGLMKYHYQSGATEISDPGSELTELPGGPINHHWTKALLASPDGSKLYVGVGSNSNITENGIGAEYRRAAILEVDTKSGASRIYASGLRNPTGLQWEPQSGKLWAVVNERDEIGADLVPDYLTSVQEGGFYGWPYSYFGQHIDQRVQPPRPDLVAKALKPDYALSSHVAPLGLWFYTGDNLPAEYRGGAFISEHGSWNRKPLNGYRVAWVAFKDGKPVGQPKTVVSGFLTADQKQVRGLPVGLAMDQQGGLLIADDAGDTVWRVTGAQP